From Woronichinia naegeliana WA131, the proteins below share one genomic window:
- the serA gene encoding phosphoglycerate dehydrogenase, whose amino-acid sequence MAKILVSDPIDQVGIDILKQVAQVDIKTGLPQEEIIKIIPEYDALMLRSGTKVTKAIIEAGTQLKIIGRAGVGVDNIDVPAATRQGIVVVNSPEGNTIAAAEHALAMMMALARHIPDANQSVKDKQWDRKRFVGIEVYKKTLGVIGLGKIGSHVATVAKSMGMKLLAYDPFISKERAEQLGCTLVDLDLLFSESDFITFHIPKTPETANLINAETIAKMKPTVRLINCSRGGIIDENALVEALEQKRIGGAALDVFSEEPLGESRLREFSNVILTPHLGASTTEAQVNVSIDVAEQIRDVLLGLPARSAVNIPGLTPDVMEKLRPYLRLAETLGTLVGQLAGGRIEQLTVQLQGDLASNATQPIVIAAIKGLLSQALRERVNYVNAAIEAKERGIRIIETRDASVRDYSGSLHLKAIGSMGEHSATGALLSNGEIRITDVDEFPINVPPSNYMVFTLHRDMPGIIGRIGSLLGSFNVNIASMQVGRKIVRGDAVMALSLDDPLPEGLLTEITKVDGIRDAYTVKL is encoded by the coding sequence ATGGCAAAAATTCTTGTTTCCGACCCGATTGATCAAGTTGGTATTGATATTCTTAAGCAGGTTGCCCAGGTTGATATCAAAACGGGACTTCCCCAGGAAGAAATTATTAAAATCATTCCTGAATACGATGCCTTGATGCTGCGTTCTGGCACAAAAGTGACCAAAGCTATTATTGAAGCTGGCACCCAACTCAAAATTATTGGCCGGGCTGGTGTGGGAGTGGACAACATTGATGTTCCCGCCGCCACTCGTCAAGGTATTGTCGTCGTTAACTCCCCTGAAGGGAATACCATCGCCGCCGCCGAACATGCCCTGGCCATGATGATGGCCCTGGCCCGTCATATCCCCGATGCCAACCAATCTGTCAAAGATAAACAGTGGGATAGAAAACGTTTTGTGGGTATAGAAGTCTATAAAAAAACCTTAGGTGTAATTGGATTAGGCAAAATTGGTTCCCATGTAGCCACCGTGGCCAAGTCGATGGGCATGAAACTCTTAGCTTACGATCCCTTTATTTCTAAAGAACGGGCCGAGCAGTTAGGCTGTACCCTGGTGGATCTAGATTTGTTGTTCTCGGAATCTGATTTTATTACCTTCCATATTCCCAAAACCCCCGAAACGGCCAATTTAATTAATGCCGAGACCATCGCTAAGATGAAACCCACAGTACGGCTAATTAACTGTTCGCGAGGCGGTATTATCGATGAAAATGCTCTGGTAGAAGCCTTAGAACAGAAACGCATTGGGGGAGCCGCCTTAGATGTATTTAGTGAAGAACCCCTGGGAGAATCCAGACTACGGGAGTTTAGCAATGTCATTTTAACTCCCCACTTAGGAGCCTCTACTACGGAAGCCCAGGTCAATGTCTCCATTGATGTGGCTGAACAAATTCGGGATGTTTTACTGGGTTTGCCCGCTCGTTCTGCGGTCAATATTCCTGGTCTCACTCCCGATGTCATGGAAAAATTACGCCCCTATCTGCGATTAGCCGAGACCCTCGGTACTCTGGTAGGCCAATTGGCAGGGGGACGGATTGAACAGTTAACGGTGCAGTTACAGGGAGATTTGGCCAGCAATGCCACTCAACCGATCGTAATTGCAGCGATTAAGGGGTTATTGTCCCAGGCGTTACGGGAGCGGGTTAACTACGTCAATGCAGCCATTGAAGCTAAGGAACGGGGTATTCGGATCATTGAAACTCGTGATGCTTCGGTTCGGGACTATTCGGGTTCTCTCCACCTCAAGGCGATCGGTTCGATGGGAGAACATTCGGCCACGGGTGCTTTGTTAAGTAACGGTGAAATTCGCATTACCGATGTGGATGAATTTCCCATTAATGTTCCCCCCAGTAACTATATGGTCTTCACACTCCACCGCGATATGCCGGGGATTATTGGTCGTATTGGCTCTTTATTGGGTAGTTTTAACGTCAATATTGCCAGTATGCAGGTGGGACGCAAAATTGTACGGGGTGATGCGGTGATGGCCCTAAGTTTAGATGATCCGCTACCGGAAGGGTTATTAACGGAAATTACCAAGGTAGATGGCATTCGGGACGCATACACCGTTAAGCTATAG
- a CDS encoding DUF3747 domain-containing protein, translating to MKFSPFFRWFSVTAIVLAAEIIPLSLQAATFFQQEVNQRDFIAIARPYGDNKYDLLILQQLPGQRQCWQEEGGTPIMVNPLLLNFDFTDICERSTDSNGYSLRIDGQDLGLDYLLRVIERNGELVLVGTNRRDPSMPEVVVGRTRGLKRGFMKIQLDPGWRFTKRTYGNRVLSHVYLTGDRSMMVAPAARSTPPEIRPEITTPSNISNTPSSTMLNPPAIESPQPPLKEFTFTAPDSTPAPPNSPTPRNVQSQPQSRNFYPVNPPPLATSTLVAPRLTTPVPPPLSANQTRFSTTLTANNGNLLPPPPLTPKPVPTSGWGMPNSTVAPSNEMPNPSTLPSSPSIFPTRTAPLSPTLSTVPSSLGQSYRVLAAANNPMQLEQARSLYPEAFHTTYQGRRVLQIGRFSSRENAQQAYQSLQSAGLQAIIVP from the coding sequence ATGAAATTCAGCCCTTTTTTCCGATGGTTTTCTGTTACCGCGATCGTCCTCGCGGCGGAGATCATTCCGCTATCCCTACAAGCTGCCACCTTTTTTCAACAGGAAGTCAACCAAAGGGACTTTATTGCTATTGCCCGTCCCTACGGCGACAACAAGTATGATCTGCTTATTTTGCAACAACTGCCAGGACAACGACAATGTTGGCAGGAAGAAGGCGGAACCCCTATTATGGTCAATCCCTTGCTCCTCAACTTCGACTTTACCGACATCTGCGAACGAAGTACTGATAGTAATGGTTATTCACTGCGTATTGATGGTCAGGATTTGGGCTTAGATTATCTACTCAGAGTCATAGAGCGTAATGGCGAACTCGTCTTAGTAGGAACTAATCGGCGCGATCCCTCCATGCCGGAAGTGGTGGTGGGGCGTACTCGTGGACTTAAACGGGGCTTTATGAAAATCCAACTTGATCCAGGTTGGCGGTTTACAAAACGCACCTATGGTAATAGAGTGCTTTCTCATGTTTACTTGACGGGCGATCGCAGTATGATGGTTGCGCCAGCGGCCAGGTCAACACCACCAGAAATCCGTCCAGAAATTACCACACCCTCTAACATTTCTAATACCCCCAGTTCCACAATGCTTAATCCGCCTGCAATTGAGTCTCCCCAACCTCCCCTTAAAGAATTTACCTTTACCGCTCCTGACAGTACCCCTGCTCCGCCGAATTCACCGACTCCTAGAAATGTTCAATCCCAGCCCCAGAGCCGCAATTTCTATCCCGTTAATCCCCCGCCTCTAGCGACCTCCACCTTAGTTGCCCCCCGCTTAACTACGCCGGTTCCTCCTCCCTTGAGTGCAAACCAGACCCGTTTTTCTACCACCTTAACGGCCAATAACGGTAATTTGTTACCGCCGCCCCCCCTAACGCCTAAACCCGTTCCTACCTCTGGCTGGGGAATGCCAAATTCTACTGTTGCTCCCAGTAATGAAATGCCAAATCCCTCAACCCTGCCAAGCTCTCCTAGCATTTTTCCGACTCGTACTGCGCCCCTTTCTCCTACCCTATCCACTGTTCCATCTTCCCTAGGGCAATCCTATCGGGTGCTGGCGGCGGCCAATAATCCCATGCAGTTAGAACAGGCGCGATCGCTCTATCCTGAAGCCTTTCACACCACCTACCAGGGGCGACGAGTTTTACAAATCGGTCGTTTTAGCAGTCGAGAAAACGCTCAACAAGCCTATCAAAGTCTGCAAAGTGCCGGTTTACAAGCCATTATTGTCCCCTAA
- a CDS encoding GHMP kinase has translation MLISRAPVRISFLGGGTDYPEYFLQHGGSVLATAIDKFSYVTASPFLSHLFDYSVRISYRKVELVKHPTEIEHRVFKECLKFCHLEKDIELHNVADLPAFTGLGSSSAFTVSLLQALHSFKGEFVRPLDLAYEAIYVERHLVHDKVGCQDQLMAAMGGFNLVEFRTEEDIIVHRLPISPQRLAEFEQHLFIVFTGIKRKAANVVEKQLKKVGDNTQTLKDMRLMVDKGWDILNSAQSLAAFGELLHQAWLAKRSLDEVISNPEIDQLYHVGLEAGAWGGKLLGAGAGGFMLFFAPPESHPQLQKVFANHQILAVKINAPGSQIIFS, from the coding sequence ATGCTGATTTCACGCGCACCCGTTAGGATTAGTTTTTTGGGCGGGGGAACCGATTACCCCGAATATTTTTTACAGCATGGTGGTTCGGTTTTAGCCACGGCGATCGATAAGTTTTCCTACGTAACGGCCAGTCCTTTTTTAAGTCATTTATTTGACTATTCTGTTCGCATCTCTTACCGTAAAGTTGAATTAGTTAAACATCCTACTGAAATTGAACATCGAGTTTTCAAGGAATGTTTAAAGTTTTGTCATCTGGAAAAAGATATTGAGTTACATAATGTGGCCGACTTGCCCGCTTTTACCGGCCTAGGTTCCTCTTCTGCCTTTACCGTTTCTCTCCTCCAGGCTCTTCATTCCTTTAAAGGAGAATTTGTCCGTCCACTGGATCTGGCCTACGAAGCCATCTATGTGGAGCGACATTTAGTCCATGATAAAGTTGGTTGTCAAGACCAATTAATGGCCGCCATGGGAGGCTTTAATCTGGTGGAATTTAGAACTGAAGAGGATATTATTGTCCATCGTTTGCCAATTTCTCCCCAACGTTTAGCGGAATTTGAACAACATTTATTTATTGTTTTTACCGGCATTAAACGCAAAGCTGCCAATGTGGTGGAAAAGCAACTGAAAAAAGTGGGAGATAATACCCAAACCCTCAAAGATATGCGTTTAATGGTGGACAAGGGCTGGGATATTTTAAACAGTGCTCAATCCCTAGCTGCTTTTGGAGAATTATTACATCAAGCTTGGTTGGCCAAACGCAGTTTAGATGAAGTTATTTCTAATCCTGAAATTGATCAGCTATACCATGTAGGTTTGGAAGCGGGAGCCTGGGGCGGAAAATTGTTAGGAGCCGGAGCAGGTGGTTTTATGCTCTTTTTCGCGCCTCCTGAGAGCCATCCCCAATTACAAAAGGTTTTTGCAAATCACCAGATTTTAGCGGTCAAAATTAATGCGCCAGGGTCACAAATTATTTTTTCTTAG
- a CDS encoding nucleotidyltransferase family protein produces MLTEPSSILAVVLAGGLGTRIQALLPNVPKPMARVAGKPFLGWILAYLQGQGVQQALLSTGYLADVIEAYAQQEPIAGLKLNCYAEPSPLGTAGGFVHAVQQAQTNPLAWLVLNGDSLIVTDLEPMFNYLQDEAVEGVILGVEVAEADRYGSLVYDEQGTLLQFAEKQAGAGVINGGVYLFRDRLLKQFPQKKPLSFEYDVFPELLQQSVCLKVHPVQAPFLDIGTPASLSQAEAFVQQYFQPF; encoded by the coding sequence ATGCTGACCGAACCATCTTCCATTCTGGCCGTTGTCTTAGCGGGGGGCTTAGGAACTCGTATTCAGGCTCTTTTGCCCAATGTGCCTAAGCCGATGGCCAGGGTGGCAGGAAAACCTTTTCTCGGTTGGATTTTAGCCTATCTCCAAGGTCAGGGAGTCCAGCAAGCCCTTTTGTCAACGGGGTATTTAGCAGACGTGATTGAAGCCTACGCCCAGCAAGAACCGATCGCCGGATTAAAGCTAAATTGTTATGCTGAACCCTCTCCCCTGGGAACAGCCGGAGGTTTTGTTCATGCAGTACAGCAAGCTCAAACAAATCCTTTGGCCTGGTTGGTTTTAAATGGCGATTCTCTGATTGTGACGGATTTAGAACCGATGTTTAATTATTTACAAGATGAAGCGGTCGAGGGTGTCATTTTGGGAGTAGAAGTGGCAGAAGCGGATCGCTACGGCTCTTTAGTTTATGATGAACAAGGAACGCTCTTACAATTTGCTGAAAAGCAAGCGGGGGCAGGGGTTATTAATGGCGGAGTTTATCTTTTCCGCGATCGCCTCTTAAAGCAATTTCCGCAAAAAAAGCCCCTTAGTTTTGAATATGATGTTTTTCCTGAACTACTCCAACAATCCGTTTGTTTAAAAGTTCATCCCGTCCAAGCTCCCTTTTTAGATATCGGCACTCCGGCATCTTTAAGTCAAGCAGAGGCTTTTGTTCAGCAATATTTTCAGCCATTTTAG
- the prmA gene encoding 50S ribosomal protein L11 methyltransferase: MASSWWEIKILCHPNLEESIFWRLDKFGCSGTATEPKGQSLLIKAYTPQIKIQLLDLAALALWLHQDSLLAGLPQPLMRWKLIDEEDWSSSWKQYWQPTEVGDRFLIYPAWLTPPEDSERLILRLDPGVAFGTGTHQTTQLCLESLEMRLSISASDIVLADVGCGSGILSIGAVLLGATKVYAVDTDLLAVESARSNRHLNQIHPDNLTINQGSVAELLELLPEGVDGIVCNILADVIMDLMPQLSQLIKPNGWAILSGILLDQTQAIADTLEQNGWVVAALWKRQEWCCFQIRRA; encoded by the coding sequence ATGGCAAGTAGTTGGTGGGAAATTAAAATTCTTTGTCATCCCAATTTAGAGGAATCTATTTTTTGGCGACTGGATAAGTTTGGCTGTTCGGGAACGGCGACAGAACCCAAGGGGCAGTCTCTATTAATCAAAGCCTATACTCCCCAGATTAAAATCCAATTACTAGATTTAGCGGCCCTTGCCCTTTGGCTTCATCAAGATTCTTTGCTGGCGGGTTTACCTCAACCCTTAATGCGCTGGAAGTTAATTGATGAAGAGGATTGGTCTAGTAGTTGGAAACAGTATTGGCAACCGACGGAAGTCGGTGATCGCTTTTTAATTTATCCCGCTTGGTTAACCCCTCCAGAAGACTCGGAGCGACTTATTTTAAGGCTTGATCCGGGGGTTGCCTTTGGCACCGGAACCCATCAAACAACCCAACTTTGTTTAGAATCCCTGGAAATGCGCTTGTCCATCTCGGCGAGTGATATTGTTTTAGCAGATGTGGGTTGCGGTTCCGGTATTCTTTCGATTGGTGCTGTGCTATTGGGAGCAACGAAGGTCTATGCCGTCGATACTGATCTTTTAGCAGTAGAATCAGCCCGCTCTAATCGCCATCTCAATCAAATTCATCCCGATAATTTAACCATTAATCAAGGGAGTGTGGCGGAATTATTAGAGCTTTTGCCAGAGGGCGTGGATGGCATTGTTTGTAATATTCTGGCCGATGTGATTATGGATTTAATGCCCCAATTGAGTCAACTGATTAAACCCAATGGTTGGGCAATTCTCAGTGGCATTTTACTGGATCAAACCCAGGCGATCGCCGATACCCTGGAACAAAACGGTTGGGTGGTCGCGGCTCTCTGGAAACGACAGGAATGGTGTTGCTTTCAAATCCGTCGTGCTTAA
- the pstS gene encoding phosphate ABC transporter substrate-binding protein PstS: MIKDEGVLNILRKRSLFVGERSNMNLLSDAFPRTILLSTATVALSFGAISQAQAGSLSGAGATFPAPLYQRYFADYQKATGNQVSYNAVGSGAGIRQFIGETVDFGATDVPPSASEKSQMKRGAILVPTAGGAVAVVYNLPGADQGVKISRQVLPKIFSGQIKTWNQVDPKLPNKPIRVVVRADGSGTTEIFTSALSAMSGDFKSKVGVSKDPNWGFQVLKGPKNDGVAAMVKQTEGSIGYVQDTFARKNEGPKMRTAKIQNKAGQYVEPSLAEATKAIANVKFNPDFTANVDDPASGYPIVGITWLLVYQNYPDAAKGKDVKALVKWILTSGQSINPQLEYTSIPPAVAKKAIAAVEKVK, translated from the coding sequence ATGATTAAGGATGAGGGTGTTTTGAATATTTTGAGAAAACGCTCTTTGTTTGTGGGTGAGAGGTCTAACATGAATCTGCTGTCTGATGCGTTCCCTAGAACTATATTATTATCTACGGCGACGGTTGCTCTTTCTTTCGGAGCAATCTCCCAAGCTCAAGCAGGCTCTTTAAGTGGTGCAGGGGCAACTTTTCCGGCTCCTCTCTATCAACGTTACTTCGCAGACTACCAAAAAGCCACAGGCAATCAAGTTAGCTACAACGCCGTCGGCAGTGGTGCTGGTATTAGACAGTTTATCGGTGAAACCGTTGATTTTGGCGCGACTGATGTTCCTCCTTCCGCCTCTGAAAAAAGTCAAATGAAACGTGGGGCAATTTTAGTTCCCACCGCAGGTGGTGCAGTGGCGGTAGTTTACAATCTTCCGGGGGCTGACCAAGGCGTAAAAATTTCTCGTCAAGTTCTTCCCAAAATTTTTAGCGGTCAAATCAAAACATGGAATCAAGTCGATCCCAAGTTACCGAACAAACCGATTCGAGTGGTAGTACGGGCTGATGGTAGCGGAACCACTGAAATTTTTACCAGTGCCTTAAGTGCCATGAGTGGTGATTTCAAAAGTAAAGTGGGAGTCAGTAAGGATCCAAACTGGGGTTTCCAAGTATTGAAAGGCCCCAAAAACGATGGTGTCGCCGCCATGGTTAAACAAACCGAAGGGTCAATTGGCTATGTTCAGGATACCTTTGCTCGTAAGAACGAAGGCCCGAAAATGCGAACCGCTAAAATTCAAAATAAAGCCGGTCAATATGTGGAACCTAGTTTAGCAGAAGCGACTAAGGCGATCGCCAATGTTAAATTTAACCCTGACTTTACGGCCAACGTCGATGATCCCGCTAGTGGCTATCCCATTGTTGGTATCACCTGGTTATTGGTTTATCAAAATTATCCTGATGCCGCTAAAGGTAAAGATGTTAAGGCTTTAGTGAAATGGATTTTAACGTCAGGTCAAAGCATCAACCCCCAGCTTGAATATACCAGCATTCCTCCGGCCGTTGCTAAAAAAGCGATCGCGGCGGTGGAAAAAGTCAAATAA
- the iscB gene encoding RNA-guided endonuclease IscB, protein MSNYVFVIDTDKQPCNPVHPAQARLLLNQKKAAVFRRYPFTIILKEKQEDVEVNSLTLKIDPGSQATGIAILNGEDVIWGAELSHRGQQIKSDLDSRRAIRRNRRNRKTRYRPARFLNRKKEKGWLTPSLQHRVDTTLTLVKKLIRYCPVTSIVQELVRFDLQKMENPEISGIEYQQGELQGYEVREYLLEKWNRQCAYCGAKNIPLQVEHIQPKAKGGTNRISNLCLACEPCNIGKGTQDIKDFLSGKPDVLKRVLSQAKSPLKDAAAVNSTRWALFNALKITGLPVSTGSGGQTKFNRTRLKLTKAHWIDAACVGTIDSLRIVTKQPLLIKATGHGCRQMCRTDKFGFPSRYVPRLKFIKGFQTGDIVKAIVTSGKKIGTYVGRVAVRSSGSFNISTSSQLIQGIGHKYCRAIHRKDGYSYSF, encoded by the coding sequence ATGTCTAATTATGTTTTTGTTATTGATACCGATAAACAGCCTTGTAATCCAGTGCATCCTGCTCAAGCACGATTGTTACTGAATCAGAAAAAAGCTGCTGTATTTCGTCGGTATCCCTTCACCATTATTCTCAAGGAGAAGCAAGAAGATGTAGAAGTCAATTCGTTGACTCTTAAAATCGACCCAGGCTCTCAAGCAACAGGGATTGCTATTCTCAATGGAGAAGATGTCATTTGGGGAGCCGAATTATCTCACCGAGGACAACAAATCAAGTCCGACTTAGATTCCCGTCGCGCTATTCGTCGTAATCGCCGAAATCGTAAAACTCGCTATCGTCCTGCTCGATTCCTTAATCGGAAAAAGGAAAAGGGATGGTTAACTCCCAGTCTCCAACATCGAGTAGATACCACGCTAACCTTGGTCAAGAAATTGATTCGTTACTGTCCTGTCACTAGCATTGTTCAGGAGTTGGTTCGATTCGATTTACAGAAAATGGAAAACCCTGAAATCTCTGGTATTGAATACCAACAAGGAGAGTTACAGGGTTACGAAGTGCGGGAATATCTCTTGGAAAAATGGAACCGTCAATGTGCCTATTGTGGAGCAAAGAACATCCCTCTCCAAGTTGAGCATATTCAACCCAAGGCGAAGGGCGGAACTAATCGCATTTCCAATCTTTGTTTAGCCTGTGAACCCTGTAATATTGGCAAGGGAACTCAGGATATCAAAGACTTTCTTTCAGGAAAACCTGATGTCTTGAAACGAGTATTGAGTCAGGCAAAGTCTCCTTTAAAGGATGCCGCCGCCGTTAATTCGACCCGTTGGGCTTTATTTAATGCCTTAAAGATCACTGGATTACCTGTTTCTACGGGATCTGGTGGACAAACTAAGTTTAATCGCACTCGATTAAAATTAACTAAAGCTCATTGGATTGATGCCGCTTGTGTAGGAACGATTGATTCTTTACGGATTGTCACCAAGCAGCCTTTATTGATTAAGGCAACAGGACATGGATGCCGTCAAATGTGTCGCACCGATAAATTTGGCTTCCCATCTCGTTATGTCCCTCGCCTTAAGTTTATTAAAGGATTTCAGACAGGTGACATTGTTAAGGCAATCGTAACTTCTGGAAAGAAAATCGGAACTTACGTTGGACGAGTTGCTGTTCGTTCTAGTGGTAGTTTCAATATTTCAACATCCTCACAGCTAATACAAGGAATTGGGCATAAATACTGTCGGGCAATTCATCGTAAAGATGGTTACTCCTATAGTTTTTAA
- the pstB gene encoding phosphate ABC transporter ATP-binding protein PstB, whose product MRNNLPSPASDSKAAIHVEGLGFYYGTKKVLEGVSMDIPEKQVTAMIGPSGCGKSTFLKALNRIGELEGTVKITGLVEFFGQNIYGKNVNLNTLRRQIGMVFQRPNPFPASIYDNVTYGIKICQRKNRGELDEIVEKSLIGASLWSEVKDSLQKSALGLSGGQQQRLCIARALAVEPKVLLMDEPCSALDPISTLKIEELIKTLKEQVTIAIVTHNMQQASRVSDYTAFFNTDESRIGQLVEFDTTERIFTDPADVKTRDYVAGRFG is encoded by the coding sequence ATGAGAAATAATCTTCCCTCCCCTGCTTCTGATTCCAAGGCGGCTATCCATGTCGAAGGTCTTGGTTTTTACTATGGAACAAAGAAAGTTCTAGAAGGTGTTTCAATGGATATTCCAGAGAAGCAAGTTACTGCCATGATTGGCCCTTCCGGTTGTGGCAAATCGACTTTTTTAAAAGCCCTAAATCGGATTGGGGAACTAGAAGGCACTGTGAAAATTACGGGGTTAGTGGAATTTTTTGGGCAAAACATTTACGGAAAAAATGTGAATCTCAATACCCTGCGTCGTCAGATTGGCATGGTTTTTCAGCGTCCTAACCCTTTTCCCGCCAGTATTTACGATAATGTCACCTATGGGATCAAAATTTGCCAACGGAAAAACCGAGGAGAATTGGATGAAATTGTCGAAAAATCTTTAATTGGAGCTTCCCTGTGGAGTGAAGTCAAAGATAGCTTACAAAAGTCGGCTTTAGGTTTATCGGGAGGACAACAACAACGGCTTTGTATTGCGCGGGCCTTAGCGGTTGAGCCTAAGGTGTTATTGATGGATGAACCCTGTTCTGCCCTTGATCCCATTTCTACCCTTAAAATCGAGGAATTAATTAAAACCCTGAAAGAGCAAGTGACGATCGCCATTGTCACCCACAATATGCAGCAAGCCTCTAGGGTTTCCGACTATACAGCCTTTTTTAACACCGATGAAAGTCGCATTGGTCAACTGGTGGAATTTGATACAACTGAACGAATCTTTACCGATCCCGCCGATGTCAAAACCCGTGATTATGTGGCTGGACGGTTTGGTTAA
- the pstC gene encoding phosphate ABC transporter permease subunit PstC, with translation MVDVISPSDRYSQKADITVSENASQWLDPLFKGVVWVCAFLMVGTLFWIALIVFKDAEPAIKAFGLNFLFSQEWHVSENKFGGLPYIYGSIVSSIIALIFAIPLGLAVAILTSENLIPQAIKTPIGFLVELIASIPSVIIGLWGIFVFIPLVLPLQQFLFATFPWFPLFNSEPFGPSMLVAGLILAIMILPTIAAISRDVLLALPPQLRTASMGLGATRWETITRVLLPAASSGIVGAIILGLGRALGETMAVTMVIGNSTIISASLLAPGYTIPAVLANQFAEAVEELHIGALMYLALILFVITLVVNGIAILLVQFINRKSKAP, from the coding sequence ATGGTAGATGTCATTTCCCCATCTGATCGCTATTCTCAGAAAGCAGATATTACTGTTTCAGAAAATGCATCTCAATGGTTAGACCCCCTATTTAAGGGTGTTGTTTGGGTTTGTGCCTTCTTGATGGTCGGTACGCTTTTTTGGATTGCCTTGATTGTTTTTAAGGATGCTGAACCGGCCATTAAAGCCTTTGGGTTAAATTTCTTGTTTAGCCAGGAATGGCACGTTTCCGAAAATAAATTTGGGGGACTGCCCTATATTTATGGTTCTATTGTTAGCTCAATAATTGCTCTTATTTTTGCCATTCCCTTGGGGTTAGCCGTCGCTATTTTAACCAGCGAAAATTTAATTCCTCAGGCGATCAAAACGCCCATTGGTTTCTTAGTGGAATTAATTGCTTCTATTCCCAGTGTGATTATTGGTCTATGGGGGATTTTCGTTTTTATTCCCCTGGTGCTGCCCTTACAACAATTCCTATTTGCAACCTTTCCTTGGTTTCCCCTTTTCAATTCTGAACCCTTTGGCCCCAGTATGCTGGTTGCCGGTTTAATTTTGGCGATTATGATTTTGCCAACGATCGCAGCCATTAGCCGAGATGTGTTATTAGCCCTGCCTCCCCAATTGCGAACTGCTTCCATGGGCTTAGGAGCAACCCGTTGGGAAACCATTACTCGTGTGTTATTACCAGCCGCCAGTTCAGGCATTGTGGGCGCAATTATTTTAGGATTGGGTCGCGCTCTGGGGGAAACTATGGCTGTCACCATGGTGATTGGCAACTCAACCATTATCAGTGCCTCTTTGTTAGCCCCAGGCTATACCATTCCCGCCGTTCTAGCTAATCAATTTGCTGAAGCGGTGGAGGAATTACACATTGGGGCTTTGATGTATTTAGCCCTGATTTTGTTTGTCATCACCCTGGTCGTTAATGGCATTGCTATTTTGTTAGTGCAGTTTATTAATCGCAAAAGCAAAGCTCCTTAA
- the pstA gene encoding phosphate ABC transporter permease PstA: MTVLAFGLTIIALLPLFAIAWSIVSQGIEHLNWEVFVSLPAPIGAENEPNGFANAIVGTLTMVGIGAMISIPIGIMTGIFLSEFAAGSAIANGIRFVIVILSSVPSVIIGVFAYGVLVITTKQFSAIAGGFALGVIMLPIIALTTEEALKLIPVSYRLGSSALGGGVFQTTFKIVIPAAIPGITTGVLLAVARAAGETAPLMFTALFSQFWQEGLMSPTPSLPVLIYNYASSPFPEQNAIAWTASLVLLFLVLVISLLSRLLTKNRLQER, encoded by the coding sequence ATGACCGTTTTGGCTTTTGGATTAACCATTATCGCGCTTCTCCCTTTATTTGCGATCGCCTGGTCAATTGTCAGTCAGGGAATTGAACATTTAAACTGGGAAGTTTTTGTCTCCCTACCCGCTCCGATTGGAGCAGAAAATGAACCCAATGGTTTTGCCAATGCGATTGTCGGAACCTTAACAATGGTCGGGATTGGAGCGATGATCAGTATTCCAATTGGTATTATGACGGGGATTTTTCTCTCGGAATTTGCGGCTGGTTCGGCGATCGCCAATGGGATTCGATTTGTCATTGTAATTTTGAGCAGTGTTCCTTCGGTCATTATTGGTGTGTTTGCCTACGGGGTATTGGTAATTACCACGAAACAATTTTCGGCGATCGCGGGGGGATTTGCCCTAGGGGTAATTATGTTACCGATTATCGCTTTAACGACCGAAGAAGCTTTAAAATTAATACCAGTTTCCTATCGTTTAGGCTCGTCGGCTTTGGGCGGAGGCGTTTTTCAAACCACCTTTAAAATTGTCATTCCGGCTGCGATTCCAGGCATCACCACCGGCGTATTGTTGGCCGTTGCCAGGGCGGCGGGGGAAACCGCTCCTTTAATGTTTACGGCTTTATTTAGTCAGTTTTGGCAAGAAGGATTAATGAGTCCGACCCCTTCTCTTCCCGTTTTAATTTATAACTATGCCAGTTCCCCTTTCCCAGAACAAAATGCGATCGCCTGGACAGCCTCTTTGGTGCTTTTATTCTTAGTTTTAGTGATTAGTTTGCTTTCTCGTCTATTAACGAAGAATCGTTTGCAGGAGCGTTAA